CGACGTCTCGCCCAAGGGCGACCCGGCCGGGCAGCTGGTGCACGTCATCGACGACCACACCATCGCGATCGCGGAGCGTCCCGGCAACCGCCGGGCCGACGGCTACCGCAACATCCTCGCCAACCCGCACGTCGGGCTGAACTTCCTCATCCCCGGCCGCGGCGACACGCTGCGCGTCAACGGGCGGGCCCGGCTGGTCAGCGACGCGCCCTTCTTCGACGCGATGGTGGTCAAGGGCCACCGCCCGCTGCTGGCCGTCGTCGTCGAGATCGAGACGGTCTTCTTCCACTGCGCCAAGGCCTTCCTCCGCTCGCAG
Above is a genomic segment from Nocardioides aromaticivorans containing:
- a CDS encoding pyridoxamine 5'-phosphate oxidase family protein — translated: MTTWTEIADEAALTELLGEPTAAAANKERSALSDVDRDWLAASPFCMLATADADGRCDVSPKGDPAGQLVHVIDDHTIAIAERPGNRRADGYRNILANPHVGLNFLIPGRGDTLRVNGRARLVSDAPFFDAMVVKGHRPLLAVVVEIETVFFHCAKAFLRSQLWKPETWEPEAVVPRRAVLSQRLERPDDTIEELDAYYGPSYEERLYG